One region of Roseiconus lacunae genomic DNA includes:
- a CDS encoding PEP-CTERM sorting domain-containing protein (PEP-CTERM proteins occur, often in large numbers, in the proteomes of bacteria that also encode an exosortase, a predicted intramembrane cysteine proteinase. The presence of a PEP-CTERM domain at a protein's C-terminus predicts cleavage within the sorting domain, followed by covalent anchoring to some some component of the (usually Gram-negative) cell surface. Many PEP-CTERM proteins exhibit an unusual sequence composition that includes large numbers of potential glycosylation sites. Expression of one such protein has been shown restore the ability of a bacterium to form floc, a type of biofilm.), translating into MLKRNYLILFAALVGIGLTTTHCSAELVITFGPQESITAGGNGKLDVFIRSDAAQSDYLSLFSAKFQIDTVTGGGLEFSTSPTDPHFQSPNYIFAGTTFDGLSSTVVNPQTIVAGDGTIAPTGYVIVPTENRLLTTLEFDASQVAVGAQFQISLINDADTMFLDDGMLSTLPVAATSFSSSRLLSVTAVPEPSSAAVLGAVVAGMSLLRYRRRNTCRIRQGVVRHG; encoded by the coding sequence ATGCTTAAACGAAACTATCTGATTCTGTTCGCCGCCTTGGTCGGCATCGGTTTGACGACGACCCACTGTTCTGCAGAACTCGTCATCACCTTTGGTCCCCAAGAATCGATTACCGCAGGAGGTAACGGCAAACTGGATGTGTTCATCCGCAGCGATGCCGCACAGTCAGATTATCTGAGTCTGTTCTCGGCGAAATTCCAAATCGACACGGTCACCGGTGGTGGGCTCGAATTTTCGACATCGCCCACGGACCCACACTTCCAGTCACCGAACTATATCTTTGCCGGAACGACGTTCGACGGATTGTCGTCCACGGTTGTGAATCCACAAACGATTGTTGCCGGCGATGGGACCATTGCGCCGACCGGGTATGTCATCGTCCCGACAGAGAATCGACTGCTGACCACGTTGGAATTTGATGCTTCGCAAGTGGCCGTTGGGGCACAATTTCAAATCTCGCTGATCAACGATGCCGACACGATGTTTCTCGACGACGGCATGCTTTCTACACTACCGGTAGCGGCCACATCATTTTCAAGTTCGCGTTTGCTTTCGGTCACTGCCGTTCCAGAACCTAGTAGTGCAGCTGTCCTAGGGGCCGTTGTCGCGGGAATGTCGCTATTGCGATATCGACGACGCAACACGTGTCGCATTCGCCAAGGCGTCGTCCGACACGGCTGA
- a CDS encoding spermine/spermidine synthase domain-containing protein, protein MNTDSRPFSRNTLHLFVATLVLFSGMAALTHQLLWTRRLVDLLGASTESSARVFATFFLGLSCGSALAAFLVGRVRNPIRIAGWVQVSVPVLVTPILFLPTLTDWIWPWIGVWSTDGFLGRVAKTALTLAFVFPPSMLMGISFPLIVAGVLRRRQRSVGRFGIVLYAVNTLGGALGILLTVVLTLPALGYFWTMVAAAIVDGLVGVMLLCFGSAFTVASPTPVQDSESRSVSARDRRLFARMICLAFVSGMGVLALEVVAFQMFQLVATISLFSPAAVLFCAITSLAVSAAIFARFEKFFIGQARRRNIAVVLAVSGVLVILAPQVFMMISRQSNWFAATNGVFDFALKLGALSLLSVGPAWLVSGLVFPFAVACAGKDCSPVRSGQRLGGLLAINGLGGLVGAEVAYQVLLPIFGVYGTMTVIGLGFATSALMTSLHGQETDRIIAGTFASIAIVVGVVVGRENASLPVFNPTPGVHLVDFQSGRQGTVAVIENENGDRSILVSNQYLLGGTAVRYDQERQVLLPLVLHKKPTRVGCIGLATGITPGAALTLESVDEVTAIELSPLVAKAAEAHFSDFNHRVCFDARASVVIGDGRTVIASKADYFDVVTGDLFLPWAPGTARLYSKEHFAAVRRSLRPGGIFCQWLPMYQLTHDQFQMIVDTFVSEFGDAELFVNHFRVVSPMLALVGGKEPGGLNWKQVSQRCDALRVQNAIADPVLRHLPGIQMLYLGSYPATQSRGPRVTLADPYLEYAAATVRLSANPASEYIHSASWVRFCRERLRIVTDQVSPNDAQLMALASGLMELDHARRTHNRLAIPIELQLSRLIPNCFMNDPSAEMKRWPGPVITTDAMEKDLVAPDMRLQ, encoded by the coding sequence ATGAACACCGATTCTAGGCCTTTTTCACGCAACACTCTTCATCTGTTTGTCGCAACACTGGTGCTGTTCAGCGGGATGGCCGCACTGACGCATCAGTTGCTTTGGACAAGACGTTTAGTTGATCTGTTGGGGGCTAGCACAGAGTCTTCGGCACGCGTCTTTGCGACGTTCTTTCTTGGTTTGTCCTGTGGGTCCGCCCTTGCCGCGTTTTTGGTCGGTCGGGTCCGCAACCCAATCAGGATCGCCGGCTGGGTGCAGGTTTCCGTGCCCGTTCTTGTCACTCCAATTTTGTTCTTGCCAACGTTAACCGATTGGATTTGGCCATGGATTGGCGTTTGGTCGACGGACGGTTTTCTGGGACGTGTCGCGAAGACAGCGTTGACGTTAGCGTTTGTTTTTCCGCCGTCGATGCTGATGGGGATTTCGTTTCCGCTGATCGTTGCGGGAGTGCTTCGCCGTCGTCAACGTTCCGTTGGGCGTTTCGGCATTGTTCTATACGCAGTGAACACTCTCGGTGGGGCGCTGGGTATCCTTCTGACTGTGGTCTTGACATTGCCCGCTTTGGGTTACTTTTGGACCATGGTTGCGGCCGCAATCGTCGATGGATTGGTCGGCGTGATGCTTTTGTGTTTTGGCAGTGCGTTTACTGTTGCGTCACCGACGCCGGTGCAGGATTCGGAATCTCGGTCGGTTTCTGCCCGCGATCGACGTCTATTCGCGCGGATGATCTGCTTGGCATTTGTTTCTGGAATGGGAGTGTTAGCTCTCGAAGTTGTTGCCTTCCAAATGTTTCAGTTGGTGGCGACGATTTCGCTGTTTTCACCGGCGGCCGTTTTGTTCTGTGCGATTACATCCCTCGCTGTCTCCGCCGCGATTTTTGCGAGGTTTGAGAAATTCTTTATTGGGCAAGCGAGACGAAGGAATATCGCTGTTGTGCTAGCGGTCAGCGGTGTCTTGGTGATCCTTGCGCCCCAGGTATTCATGATGATTTCCCGGCAGTCCAATTGGTTCGCTGCCACCAACGGTGTGTTCGATTTCGCGCTCAAGCTAGGCGCGTTGTCTCTGCTGTCGGTAGGGCCGGCTTGGTTGGTTTCGGGGCTGGTTTTTCCGTTTGCCGTTGCTTGCGCCGGGAAGGACTGTTCGCCCGTCCGCTCTGGTCAGCGATTGGGGGGACTGCTTGCGATCAACGGTTTGGGGGGATTGGTTGGGGCGGAGGTCGCTTATCAGGTGTTGCTACCGATCTTCGGTGTCTACGGTACGATGACCGTGATCGGGTTAGGATTTGCGACATCGGCACTGATGACCAGCCTGCATGGGCAAGAAACCGACCGGATCATTGCGGGGACTTTCGCTTCGATTGCTATCGTTGTCGGTGTGGTGGTCGGTAGAGAAAACGCCAGCCTACCGGTATTCAACCCGACACCCGGGGTTCATCTCGTGGATTTTCAATCGGGCCGTCAAGGCACGGTTGCCGTGATCGAAAATGAAAATGGTGACCGTTCGATTCTGGTCTCGAATCAATATTTACTGGGAGGCACAGCGGTTCGCTACGACCAAGAGCGGCAAGTGCTGCTTCCCTTGGTGCTTCACAAAAAGCCAACGCGTGTCGGATGTATCGGATTGGCGACAGGGATCACACCCGGTGCGGCGTTAACGCTTGAGTCCGTCGACGAAGTCACAGCGATCGAGCTTTCTCCCTTGGTTGCCAAGGCCGCAGAAGCACACTTTAGTGACTTCAATCATCGCGTCTGTTTCGACGCGAGAGCATCCGTCGTGATTGGCGACGGGCGGACCGTGATCGCTTCCAAAGCAGACTACTTTGATGTCGTGACCGGGGATTTGTTTTTACCGTGGGCTCCCGGGACCGCACGACTGTATAGCAAAGAGCACTTTGCCGCGGTCCGCCGTTCGCTGCGGCCCGGCGGTATCTTTTGTCAATGGCTGCCAATGTATCAACTGACACACGATCAATTCCAAATGATCGTCGATACTTTTGTCAGCGAATTTGGTGACGCCGAACTGTTTGTCAATCATTTTCGCGTTGTCTCGCCTATGCTCGCTCTTGTCGGTGGCAAAGAACCGGGAGGACTGAATTGGAAACAAGTCAGTCAACGTTGTGATGCATTACGGGTACAAAATGCGATCGCCGACCCGGTCCTTAGGCATCTTCCAGGTATTCAAATGCTCTACCTGGGGAGTTACCCGGCAACACAATCACGGGGACCGCGTGTGACACTCGCTGATCCGTACCTCGAATATGCGGCCGCGACGGTTCGCCTTTCTGCGAATCCCGCGAGCGAATACATTCACTCGGCGAGTTGGGTTCGGTTTTGCCGCGAACGTCTTCGAATCGTGACCGACCAGGTCTCTCCCAACGACGCACAATTGATGGCGTTGGCTAGCGGCCTGATGGAGCTGGACCATGCACGACGGACCCACAATCGACTCGCCATCCCTATCGAGTTACAGCTTTCGCGGCTGATTCCAAACTGTTTTATGAACGATCCGTCAGCCGAGATGAAGCGCTGGCCTGGGCCCGTGATAACGACCGACGCGATGGAGAAGGATTTGGTTGCACCCGATATGCGGTTGCAGTAG
- a CDS encoding A24 family peptidase, with product MSCQTASKVDGDEHCGDGVSVGRDPFDVTLLGEYARSLLLGTAGITAVLWAAQWSLDSGALGSTAFTMVIANLLIIGAAVGQWFAGFPRLILLAGLASWVTLEMVAGKDSVSWWQPALMFSPAVTVVSLIVLMYRDLMFAIGGRLKVTWRGKTIVVFVLAAMIYMIVIPGVDAVVGGQQGKPQSYRIEDLSLAETLRVRSSKLAVFAIFAYTGACVGSFLNVVAASAPRGESIAFRSSACPQCGTPIRRIDNLPIVSYLSLGGRCRDCSAEIPIRYFITEAVGLVIFASLFLYELVTGAANVPGFQLYHHAGILWIILYTKWPVVGIYFFHCLLFSCILMLALTERDRLNAPPWLVATLIVLCLATVVASPTMLTVSIADQTPFQVSETFPSWLDRAANSLGGGLFGWAFARFIVTIRRLRLKRSSSLTLAFVLLGMALGWQAILTIAVVWLIAVKLLASQHGRKVRPSWLTATALLFAIAMLHHPVWRWTASTLSF from the coding sequence ATGTCTTGTCAAACCGCCTCCAAAGTTGACGGGGACGAACATTGTGGCGACGGCGTTTCGGTCGGTCGGGATCCCTTCGATGTGACATTGTTGGGGGAATATGCCAGAAGTTTGCTACTCGGAACGGCAGGGATCACGGCGGTCTTGTGGGCCGCACAGTGGTCGCTGGATTCAGGGGCACTCGGATCCACCGCTTTCACCATGGTGATTGCGAATCTATTGATCATCGGGGCCGCGGTCGGACAGTGGTTTGCCGGTTTTCCGCGGTTGATCTTATTGGCGGGATTGGCGTCCTGGGTGACCCTCGAAATGGTAGCCGGGAAAGATTCGGTTTCTTGGTGGCAGCCCGCGTTGATGTTCTCTCCCGCGGTGACGGTGGTATCGCTGATCGTCCTGATGTATCGCGACTTGATGTTTGCGATCGGGGGGCGTTTAAAGGTGACTTGGCGTGGCAAAACGATCGTCGTGTTTGTTTTGGCGGCAATGATTTATATGATCGTCATCCCCGGGGTCGATGCGGTCGTAGGGGGCCAGCAAGGGAAACCACAATCCTATCGAATCGAGGATTTATCGCTGGCGGAGACGCTCCGGGTTCGTAGTTCTAAACTGGCTGTCTTTGCGATTTTCGCTTACACCGGTGCTTGCGTAGGAAGCTTTTTGAATGTCGTAGCCGCAAGTGCGCCGAGGGGCGAATCGATTGCGTTTCGGTCGTCGGCGTGTCCCCAGTGTGGCACACCGATTCGTCGGATCGACAATCTCCCGATCGTGAGCTACTTGTCGCTCGGCGGTCGCTGCCGAGACTGTAGTGCCGAGATTCCGATCCGCTACTTCATCACCGAAGCGGTGGGGCTTGTCATCTTCGCGTCCCTCTTTCTGTACGAACTCGTCACCGGGGCGGCGAACGTTCCTGGATTTCAGCTCTATCATCATGCTGGAATTCTCTGGATCATCCTGTACACCAAATGGCCCGTCGTCGGCATCTATTTTTTTCACTGTCTGTTGTTCAGTTGCATCTTGATGCTTGCTTTGACCGAACGGGATCGGCTGAATGCTCCACCATGGTTGGTCGCAACCCTAATCGTTTTATGTCTGGCAACCGTCGTTGCTTCGCCGACGATGTTGACCGTTTCCATCGCAGATCAGACGCCGTTCCAGGTTTCAGAAACGTTTCCCTCGTGGCTTGATCGTGCCGCGAACAGTCTGGGCGGCGGTCTATTCGGTTGGGCCTTCGCCCGATTCATCGTCACCATCCGACGACTGCGACTGAAAAGGTCTTCTTCGTTGACACTCGCATTCGTACTGCTTGGGATGGCGTTAGGTTGGCAGGCTATCCTTACCATCGCAGTCGTTTGGTTGATCGCGGTGAAACTGCTGGCCTCACAACACGGACGAAAGGTTCGGCCAAGCTGGTTGACCGCGACCGCACTCTTGTTCGCGATTGCGATGTTGCACCATCCGGTTTGGAGATGGACGGCGAGCACATTGTCGTTCTAA
- the zigA gene encoding zinc metallochaperone GTPase ZigA gives MNLSHQFDRLPVTVLSGFLGAGKTTMLNHVLANRKGLRVAVIVNDMSEINIDAALVRDGGANLSRTEEQLVEMSNGCICCTLREDLLIEVAKLAQEGRFDYLLIESTGISEPMPVAETFTFEDENGNSLSHLAELDTMVTVVDAGSFLKDFGSWDDLTDRRIGLSDEDDRNIVDLLVDQVEFANVVVINKVDLVSPYDLEQLEQIIRRLNPNAKLLVSKESRVPLEEIMGTGRYKLSEAEAMPGWLAIPRGEEQTETEEYGISHFVYRAERPFHPKRLTEMLDDEFDEGLFAGVLRSKGLMWIASRNDWAYDWSQAGCSIRMNPAGFWWAAAPKDEWPEDDESIAEINAKLNGPHGDRHQELVFIGNAMEQARVISILDRCLLTDAEFAAGPNVWQGYEDPLPQIEIESEGQGATEQSS, from the coding sequence ATGAATTTATCTCACCAATTCGATCGTCTTCCGGTCACCGTCTTGTCTGGCTTTCTTGGTGCGGGGAAGACGACGATGTTAAACCATGTTCTGGCCAATCGGAAAGGATTGCGGGTTGCCGTGATCGTCAATGACATGAGTGAGATCAATATCGACGCGGCATTGGTTCGAGATGGGGGCGCAAACCTTTCAAGGACCGAGGAACAATTGGTCGAGATGAGTAATGGCTGCATTTGTTGTACGCTTCGCGAAGACTTGTTGATCGAGGTTGCGAAGTTGGCCCAGGAAGGCCGGTTCGATTACTTGTTGATCGAATCAACCGGCATTAGTGAACCGATGCCGGTTGCCGAGACATTTACGTTTGAGGACGAAAACGGGAACAGTCTCTCTCACCTCGCCGAACTGGATACGATGGTCACGGTCGTTGACGCGGGGAGCTTCCTGAAGGACTTTGGATCCTGGGATGATCTCACCGACCGACGGATCGGCCTCAGCGACGAAGATGACCGAAATATCGTCGATCTGTTGGTCGATCAAGTCGAATTTGCCAACGTCGTGGTGATCAACAAAGTTGACTTGGTCTCTCCATACGATTTGGAACAACTTGAACAGATCATTCGGCGATTGAACCCGAACGCCAAACTATTGGTGTCCAAGGAAAGTCGTGTTCCCTTGGAGGAGATTATGGGAACGGGGCGCTACAAGCTGAGCGAAGCGGAGGCGATGCCAGGTTGGTTGGCAATTCCACGTGGCGAGGAGCAGACCGAAACTGAAGAGTACGGGATCAGTCATTTTGTTTACCGTGCCGAGCGACCGTTTCACCCGAAGCGGTTGACTGAGATGTTGGACGACGAATTTGATGAGGGCTTGTTCGCCGGAGTACTCCGCAGCAAGGGGTTGATGTGGATCGCTTCGAGGAATGATTGGGCGTACGACTGGTCACAAGCCGGTTGCTCAATCCGAATGAATCCGGCCGGCTTTTGGTGGGCAGCGGCACCGAAAGACGAATGGCCGGAGGATGACGAATCGATCGCAGAGATCAACGCCAAACTAAATGGACCTCACGGAGATCGTCATCAGGAACTGGTGTTTATTGGTAACGCGATGGAGCAAGCACGAGTGATCTCAATCCTTGATCGTTGTTTGCTGACCGATGCAGAGTTTGCCGCTGGTCCCAACGTCTGGCAAGGCTACGAAGACCCGTTGCCACAAATTGAGATCGAGTCCGAGGGCCAAGGGGCTACCGAGCAGAGTTCGTGA
- a CDS encoding sulfatase family protein yields the protein MHQLLVSAPACRERIWHRLTYGLLTTKAVAMSGAMAVVIAMLLQVFWVSAAHAQSSGHPNMIFILADDQGFGDVGALNPESKIPTPNIDRIAAEGMIFGDAHTSSSVCTPTRYSILTGRYHWRTRLQKGVLGGFSPPLIDREQLTIAGMLKQQGYRTGAVGKWHLGWNWPLKGGGLADDAGNFTDAYEKGWAVDYEAEIQGGPVDLGFDEFFGISASLDMPPYVYVRDRVPTEKATVEKAFHRKGPAGESFEAVDVLPTFTREAVRFIDSHANGDKPFFLYFPLNAPHTPIVPTKQWRGKSGINDYGDFTMQVDATVGEVLEALDRNKITEETLIIFTTDNGCSPAAKIGQLEAAGHDQNYIYRGHKADIYDGGHRVPFIVRWPGKVKPGSRTEHLVGQLDFFATAAEISGADVPGDAAGDSVSFLKTLLGKAGSPPRRSIVSQSIGGQFAIRDGDWKLCLCPGSGGWSQPRPGRDDMSSLPPMQLYDLGSDPGESRNLIEQHPERVAKMTAMMREAIDQGRTTPGETLDNDVDIVMVKPVRNGKRPLKK from the coding sequence ATGCATCAATTGTTAGTCTCGGCACCGGCTTGTCGAGAACGAATCTGGCATCGGCTTACGTACGGTTTGTTGACGACGAAAGCTGTGGCGATGAGTGGTGCGATGGCGGTGGTGATCGCCATGCTACTTCAGGTGTTCTGGGTGTCCGCGGCCCACGCCCAGTCATCCGGTCATCCGAACATGATTTTTATTCTCGCCGACGACCAGGGTTTCGGCGACGTGGGGGCATTGAATCCGGAATCAAAAATTCCCACTCCGAACATTGATCGAATCGCCGCCGAGGGAATGATCTTTGGCGACGCACACACTTCGTCATCGGTGTGCACGCCGACACGCTACAGCATCCTGACCGGCCGGTATCACTGGCGAACGCGATTGCAGAAAGGTGTTTTGGGTGGATTCAGTCCGCCGCTGATCGATCGGGAGCAATTGACGATCGCCGGAATGTTAAAGCAGCAGGGGTATCGAACCGGGGCGGTCGGTAAGTGGCACCTCGGCTGGAACTGGCCACTGAAAGGTGGCGGACTCGCCGACGATGCGGGTAACTTCACCGATGCTTATGAAAAAGGATGGGCGGTCGACTACGAGGCAGAGATCCAAGGCGGGCCGGTTGATCTCGGGTTCGACGAGTTTTTTGGGATCAGTGCCTCGTTAGATATGCCGCCGTACGTCTATGTCCGCGACCGAGTGCCAACGGAGAAGGCGACGGTCGAGAAAGCATTCCACCGGAAGGGGCCAGCCGGCGAAAGCTTCGAAGCGGTCGACGTTTTGCCGACGTTCACTCGCGAAGCGGTTCGGTTCATCGACTCCCACGCCAACGGTGACAAGCCCTTCTTCTTGTACTTTCCCTTGAACGCACCGCACACGCCGATCGTTCCGACGAAACAATGGCGTGGCAAAAGTGGAATCAATGACTACGGTGATTTCACCATGCAGGTTGATGCGACGGTCGGCGAAGTGTTGGAAGCACTCGATCGAAACAAGATTACCGAAGAAACATTGATCATCTTCACGACCGACAATGGCTGTTCACCGGCTGCGAAAATCGGTCAGTTAGAAGCCGCCGGCCACGACCAAAACTACATTTACCGCGGTCATAAAGCGGACATCTATGACGGCGGCCATCGCGTGCCTTTCATCGTTCGTTGGCCCGGAAAAGTCAAACCCGGTTCACGAACCGAGCATCTGGTCGGGCAGTTAGATTTTTTCGCGACCGCCGCCGAGATCAGTGGGGCGGACGTGCCAGGCGATGCCGCGGGCGACAGTGTCTCGTTCCTAAAAACGCTTCTTGGCAAAGCGGGTTCGCCGCCTCGCCGGTCAATCGTTTCGCAATCGATCGGTGGTCAATTCGCGATCCGTGACGGTGACTGGAAGCTTTGTCTCTGTCCGGGATCGGGCGGTTGGAGCCAACCGCGGCCGGGGCGGGATGATATGAGCAGCCTTCCGCCGATGCAGTTGTACGATTTGGGCAGTGACCCGGGAGAATCAAGAAACCTAATCGAACAGCATCCCGAACGCGTGGCAAAAATGACTGCGATGATGCGGGAAGCGATCGACCAAGGACGGACCACGCCGGGGGAAACGCTCGACAATGACGTCGACATCGTTATGGTCAAGCCGGTTCGAAACGGCAAGCGTCCGCTGAAGAAATAG
- a CDS encoding WXG100 family type VII secretion target — MSQAVVDPEQLRQFASHLHRFVEELKERSTALGTQMNQLEQTWRDEQQRKFAGEFSEQMRQLGRMVKTTEQHIPYLLRKAEQIDAYLGR; from the coding sequence ATGAGCCAAGCCGTCGTCGACCCCGAACAGTTGCGTCAATTTGCGTCCCACCTGCACCGATTTGTCGAAGAGTTGAAAGAGCGTTCGACCGCCCTGGGGACCCAGATGAATCAACTCGAACAAACCTGGCGTGACGAACAACAACGTAAGTTCGCTGGCGAATTCAGCGAACAAATGCGGCAACTCGGACGGATGGTCAAGACAACCGAGCAGCACATTCCCTACCTGCTCCGCAAGGCGGAGCAGATCGACGCCTATCTTGGCAGATAG
- a CDS encoding tetratricopeptide repeat protein, producing MNESQSPIRSVDRDRGDTLSGDDAAASHASQSTGEAGNPNLSPLEGGRWRPVSPDELLRRNTASSDPENDEASQQNQQRVRLQRRQELEHKLKANPTDLEGYLELAAIYRDEHRPIEAKRLLQQAKQIFPDDEQITWELEEAVLARSLQQLREVSDLAKRVNSADADRELERSRSDWAHRRMEVCRARLERDPSQVNYRLLLAEAKFDAELFDDAFDDAGRLVELDEYSAAAHFLRARCLLSNGKDLEAMKELRAVALRRAVVAPPALRRTALRHLVELSEKLSLPSTGKLYREQLNHVEQAIAAEQQSAAK from the coding sequence ATGAACGAGTCACAATCTCCCATCCGCTCGGTCGATCGCGACCGTGGTGACACGCTCTCGGGCGACGATGCAGCTGCTAGCCACGCTTCGCAATCGACCGGAGAAGCAGGCAACCCCAATCTTAGCCCGCTCGAAGGCGGACGCTGGCGGCCGGTCTCACCCGATGAATTACTTCGCCGCAACACCGCATCGTCCGATCCAGAGAACGACGAAGCATCACAACAGAATCAACAGCGCGTCCGGCTTCAACGACGGCAAGAACTCGAACATAAACTCAAAGCCAATCCGACCGACCTGGAAGGCTATTTGGAACTCGCCGCCATTTATCGGGATGAGCATCGGCCGATCGAAGCGAAACGCTTGCTGCAGCAGGCCAAGCAGATCTTCCCAGATGATGAACAGATCACATGGGAATTAGAAGAAGCCGTCCTCGCACGATCACTTCAACAACTCCGTGAAGTCTCCGACCTCGCCAAGCGAGTCAATTCGGCCGACGCCGATCGAGAACTCGAGCGTAGCCGAAGCGACTGGGCACACCGCCGAATGGAAGTCTGCCGCGCTCGCTTGGAGCGTGATCCGTCACAGGTGAATTATCGTTTGTTGCTTGCCGAAGCAAAGTTCGACGCCGAATTGTTTGACGACGCCTTTGATGACGCCGGTCGGTTGGTCGAATTGGATGAATACTCGGCGGCGGCACACTTCCTCCGCGCCCGGTGTCTTCTATCGAACGGAAAAGATCTCGAAGCGATGAAAGAACTCCGCGCCGTCGCACTTCGACGCGCAGTAGTCGCGCCACCCGCATTGAGGCGAACGGCGTTGCGGCATCTGGTCGAGCTTTCCGAAAAGCTCTCTTTGCCATCGACCGGCAAACTGTACCGCGAACAATTGAATCACGTCGAACAAGCCATCGCCGCCGAACAACAATCCGCCGCCAAATAA